The window TTAACTTTCTCTGTGGGATCCAGATGGTCTAGTTGGTATGCCGTGGAATATACTTAGTGTAGCAAGGCTATTTCTATTTGGCTTGCAGGGAGGCCTGAATAGATAGATCTGTAAGATCTGCTCCCCCTACTCTTTTCTAAGGGAGATGTTGATTCCTGCTAAGAGAagcaagaagaagaaggtaaGCAAGAGTTTAGGGGGCAGAGACTCAaccctctgctctcctcagacATGGGGAGGCTACTGGATCAGAATTATGTCTATCTGCTCCCCCACATGGTATTAGTCTAAGTGATATAGTTTTCGGGTTCAAGCTAAGCTCCTAATTGCTATTTCTTAAAAGCAGAAGAAGGAATCCAAGCTTTATATTCAAGGCTTGATTGTCTTCCCatcaaataccagttccacaatgaacacacatagcaaataaCAAAGACACATTTATACAAGTcaatagcaaaatagaaatcatagaGAGTATgtatgtgattgtatatatgcaccagacaatacagaatgaagtagTTCTCCTATTGGGGTGAAAGTaattcagctcaaccaagagagagggtCCTAAATCTCACCCAAGAAGAAAATTCCctaaagtctctagtgtagcaagcttgGAATAGGGACATTGTGGAGACTGCCAGGTCCTCTCATTCCAACTTCTTCCcagtcttttttctcctttcagcaGCCTGAAGTACGGTTGGCCttatccatcttctctttcaCAGCTAGAATCCAGAAGCACTCAAAGGCACCGAAAACCCtgaaaaaattcaagaaataatagttctcttctatctcctctctcctgcTCCACCTGCCCACTACACAGTCATGAGTCATTGATCTCTACCAATGAGAAGAAAGTCCCATAGCAATTGGCTTCAGTGTTTGGGTTACAAGAAAGTATTAAAACTGGAAAAATCTCTATAAAGACGTGTCCACTGTCTGACTCACCTCTCCCTACTTATTTCTGAGGGGTATTGAAGACAATAAATTGAGATGAAAACCCTGGTTAGAAATTCCTTCAGTACTAGGGGGAGAGATAAAGAAGCAGAGTAGGTAAAGAAAGGAGCTACAGCCGCCTAGACTTTCAATCTCACATACTGCCTCACCTTGTTCACTTTGATGAGTCCATTTCCTCTACATGTTTATGTCTCTTCTTAGTCTCTTCTTCTGTCTGACTTTCCTATGTCCACTCATCTTTTGCTGTTACTTCCCCATTCCAGGTTTGAACCATGACAACGTCTAAGTTCACACTTAACATTTGGCATCTTCTGTTTTCAGTTGCAAGGGGGCAGTATCCATCCTATCACCAAGCTCCCTAATGACTTGGCAGGAGAAGCATAGAACTCATGCAACCACTTCctcctttgctttagtttctgCCACATATGTCTTGGGCAAAAGTTCTCTCAAGGCCAAAAGCCCAGAAAAACTAGATAAACTGTAAGTAATACATACATGCCTATATGTACACACTCCAACCTACCAAGTATCCATGACACCTGGGATTAAATTCATGGTAGAAAATATTTTCCTGCAAAATTGGATTGATATAAAATCTCATTGATTTGAGTTCACCATTTCAGAATTTTTGATAATTTTGGCAGTGAACAAACTCAAGTTTTTCTAAatatcaatagaaaaaaatatttaacaaaacagtAGTGTAACAAAATTCTAGAGGgattgtttattttctttaaaaaatagacttcttcctgggcagctaggtggcccagtaggtaaagcactggccctggattcagaaggacctgagttcaaatctggcctcagcacttgacacttactagctgtgtgaccctgggcaagtcatttaaccctcattgccctgaaaaaaaaatagacttcttCCAGCCAAGTAAcaatatttatatacaaatagtATAATTTTACTGTAAACTTAAAGGGTACTTTGGTATGCTAATTGTAAATCATTTTTATCTGTTCATTAAACCAAGAACTTTATTAGACAACAATTGATTAGAAGTGTAAAGTTCCTGCATGTAAATAAAAGTAATAAGACTACATTTCTtttcaaatgctttaaaaatcaaatctgtTGTGTATTCAAGTCAGCCCTTCTCCCATTAGTCTAAATTAGCAAAATTTCACTGTTTATTACAAAATTATTACTTTCCTGGTAGAaatttttctactttcctataACTGATCATAAAAGTTATGCTGCTACCTACCATTCATTATAATTTGTAATGTGGTAGTAAAAATCAAACattcaataaaaggaaaataaatcttgattTCCAGaagtcaaataagaaaaaaaaaaattcccttagcTATAGGTATTGAGGCAGCCCCTTCTTTTGAAGAATTGCTTAGAATGCAAATCTATTTTCTAGCAATTCATCCAGAACCTATGAGTGAAATTTTTCCCTTGGATAATTTATGTATTAAGAGGTATATTGGTGTTTCAGGAATTAGGGATACCAgatctcaatcaatcaacaagcatttactaagcatcccCAGTGCCAAGTACTGTATTCACTGAGgatgaaaaatgaacaaatgaaaccATCTCAATGCACTAGggcagtgttaagggctaaaattctagctaaactgtctaaaatatctaatgagtggtcgccaataaattataagctttagcaagagttagacttttaagcatttattaaggagaataagaatttggtaaagagagagaaaggcctagattcctatctattaaagggagagcacatttctagctcccttctccgccagcgtcctcaggaaagagcccgagaccgagcgccagtctcttccttcctcctcccactagcccgcgtcacttcctgacacccaagaaaagactcctggtcttgccctcaaagaccttcgcttcatgggcagaactcttctacagtaagtctccagcaggtggcgtcattccaatcgttacagcagaTAGAAGCTGATCTGACTGGATTCACACACATAACTTTTGAATTCAAACCAATGAccaacttcttcctcctcctactcctcTTCTTATTCTTCATCATCAACatcatcctcttcttcttcatcatcatctttagAGGAATTTGGAGAAAGAAACGATTTGAGTTGTTTACATGACAGccagaggcaaaaaaaaagctCTTATTTCAGAGTAGCTAGGATATTTTGCTCAAATTGAGTGTTAGGAaaatccgagttcaaattctgactcagatacttactgtctgAATCTGTGCAAGTtatttaaatgggaataataatatgcACTTACCTcataagattattgtgaggatcaaatgagatagcataaatgatgtgctttgcaaaccttaaagctcaatATAAAAGTCATTATTTTCATGTAGATTCAGTGACTTCCACTCAAGATAGAATCAGgtctcaaatccaggtcttttaaCTCAATTCAATCCTCTTTGTATTATACTATTGCCTCTCCAAAAGCCCAGAGGCTAtagttcatatattttatttataaatgtaatCCATGGTCCAGGTGTTCTCTCCCACTCCTGACTCATACACTGGATCTTATCCCAGGGGCTTGATCATAAAGGATCAATTTCTCTTCCTTGGCTTCTATTTCATTGTCTCTACCTGAATTAATCCAGGAAAGTCTCCAAAATTAAACAGCTATAGCTAATGTCTAGGGTGTTCCAAACATGGGTGGCAGGGTCCCAAATTCTGCAGACATTCAAAGTACCATCTGATTATTGGGTATGAGACAGCCTTTATCCCACAGAAAATACGAAGTACTCTCAGGAATCCATAAACAACAACAGTGCCAGGAAACATTCAGAAACACATCATTTATTTCCCCACCCAGAAGGGAAGTGAGCTTGGGATTGCCACTGAGGGCCACTGTCTGTAATTTTTGTGATCTCTACAGTGTGACCAAGATTCATTATGACAACATCGGGTTTAGAAATACCTCCCacacactaatccactgttggtggagttgtgaacagatccaaccattctggagagcaacttagaattatgcccaaaggactataaaactgtgcatatcctttgatccagcaataccactgctaggtttatattccaaagacatcctaaaaaagagaaaaagacctatttgtacaaaattatttagagcagctttttttgtggtgacttggggaatggctaaacaagctgtgatatataattgtaatataatattattctgctataagaaataataataagcagGAGTACTTGTTCAGTGAGACAGGAACTACAGCAGCTAGAGGCTGGAGGTGACCTGGAGTCATGATTAAGGCTGTGTAACAACTGGCTGGGCAAGAAAGTCTATGTGAAGTGCAACACTGACAATTTAATGAGAGACCTGAAGAAACTGAGTGTGTCTCAGACAGGCACCTGTTGGaacaaaattattctgaaaaaatgCTACACAATATTCAAGGACCACATGATCCTGTGGGACTATGAGATCCATGATGGAATGAACCTGGAGCTTTATTACCAAAAGGGGCAGGCAGCAACATCCCATCCCCCAAATCTGcacctctcttccctttttaaaagtctaataaaatacctttaatgctggtggggggaaaaagggggaaaaatgacaagaaggatgatttaaaaaaaaaatccccacaaagTTAAAAGACACATTGGCAATTGCTGAAGAATGCATAGAGAAGAGGCTAACTAACTTAAGAGCAGAAACTAATTCACCAGTGTCAAAGTTTGACAAGTGCTTAGCCTCACCATGGCtctgagaaagagaggagaaaaaaagaatttagcaggaggaaaaaacaaaaagcaaaaactttGCACTTGAAAGCAGTGAAGAACACTTGGCCAAGTACAGAAACCCAAATTATTCAGGATCTGGGACAAGTTCCCCAGTGACATCTTCATCATCTCCAAATCTATACTCTATAACATTATATCCATTATTTGACCCTTCCCTTTCTACTGGGGGCTCTGCcgcctctcccctcttcccataTGCATGAATACCACCACTCTTTCTACCTCCATCTGTTAATGGTCCCAGCCAAGGAACCTTACTAAGGTGCTTTGGACAAAGCAGAAACCTGTGATTACAGTGCCCAAAGAATCTGATGAAGTTTATTGTTTACAGCTGGATGCCACATTTaaggttttttccctttgaaacaaAACCCTGTGAATACCTTTACTTCCATACTGAATTACTGATGATCCAAGAGGGTGGCAATGTGTAGATTTCCAACCAAGAATCTTTTCAAGAGGGAAATAATACAGCAAGGAGTTTGAATGTGAATGgcaaccttccccccacccaacccccaaCACATCTTTTTGAGTTGTTAATGGTTCTAATAACCAAATCAGAAAACAGGGAAATAGTGACTATACTTAGACCATGGCAACAAGTGTGTTTGTATTGTTATCCTTTGTTTCCACATAAAGAGAGCAACAGGGAAACAAATATGCAGGGAATATTTTGTCTATCccaaagtactttccagtctctTATAGATATataccattttttcttctttcagtttCATTTCCACTGTTTTAATGAGAGCATTTGGCCCAAATGTTGCCCATATTTGAATTTAGAAGAAAACCTAAGCTTTTGATTGACGCTAAAATAatttgaggggacagctagatgacacagtgaatagagcactggccctgaagtcaggagtttctgacttcaaatctcacctcaaacacttactagctgtgtgacactgggcaagtcacttaaccccaattcccttaaacgtatggggccatttccagtcatcttgttatcaatcttgccactggacctagatggttcTGGAGTTGATAGTGATATTGGTGACttgcacagccatccctcacttaagtccattTCACTGCAAggcatgatatcaccccaatatcatggtcctctttgtgaatgaaagacaaacaacaacaacagcaaaataatgaaaaatgtttgaAGTATTTTTGTGAGTTTTGGCAGTGACACTTAGAATTTGGAAGGTTCAACCATTCCATCTAAATTCCAAATAACCACTTTTACTTTGAATCTTTGGGGAAAGGGACAAGAAAAAATACTAATGGGATCCATCATATAGGAAATATTTCTAATATATTACACTGAATAAGTTGAAGACAAGGGGAGGTTTCTTACAACACAAATAAATTTAACACCTATAAGAAATgaaggtcttggggcagctaggtggcacagtggatagagcaccggccctggagtcaggactacctgagttcaaatccggcctcagacacttaacacttactagctgggtgaccctgggcaagtcacttaaccccaattgcctcactaaaaaaaaaaaaagaaattaaggtctttgaaaaaTTGAACAGAAATACATCTTACATATACTTTTTGTTATTGATTTATTGGGaaaagaagtgtcaagtgtctgaggctggatttgaactcaggtactcctgaatccagggctggtgctttatccactgcgccccctagccgcccctgatcctttattttttacttaaacCTTTCAACAAATTAGACTTTAAAAGATTATAGATAATCCATTCTTGAATTCAAGAATACACCAGTGTTTGTTGCTATgcagaaaaaaatgtcattgcATATAAAGTCTCATGCAACCTGTGGGAAAAAATAAGAAGGATAATTTCataaagacctggaaagacttatatgaattgatgtatagtgaagtgagtagaaccaggagaatgttgtatacaatgacggcaatattgtttgatgaagaactgtgaataacttaactattctcagcaacataatgatctaagacaatcccaaaggactaatgatgaagtatactatccacctccaaagaaacaactgatattgattgaacacagactgaagcatgctgttttttcacttttgtcattttttttcttttattcaagttttcttatacaaaatgactaacgtggtaatgttttaaataattgcacatggataacctatatctgattgcttaccacctcaaagagggggaaggggaggaagggaaggagagaaggagggatggaatctggaactcaaaactttaaataaaaatggttatttttaaaaataaaaatatttaaaattttttttaattaatacctcccatcccccccaaaaagagcaaACGTAGCTTGCTGAACAACCAAacccaattttcccatataacctccaacatttgtcattttccttttctatcatactagccataggtgtgaggtggtacctcagagttgttttaatttgcatttctctaatcaatactgacaGAGCATCtttttatgactatagatagtttcaattacttcatctgaaaactgcctgtccatatcctttgatcacttgggctcttatttttataaatttgactcagttctctatatatttaagaaaagaagcatttatcagagaaactagctgtaaaaaaaatttcacagttatgattactgtttccctccaccctattttctcccatttatcctattctcttctttcaccctgtccttccttaaaagtgttttactcCTGACTCCTCCAAcccttcttcccttctatcagcaccctgccctcttcttttatcttttccctattttcctggaggataagatagatttctatatgcaGTTGAGTACGTATATTAttgcctctttgagccaattctaatgagagtaaagtttaagcactctcccatcttttcctccactgtaaaagctttcaCACCTCTTCTATGTGATATAATTtgttccattctacctctccctttccccttctcccagtgcaacCCTCTTTcttatgcctttatttttttagataatcGTGCCATTATATTCAACTTACATCTATGCCCTTTGTctgtgtatactccttctaactgctctaataatgagaaaattcttagaaGCTATAAATATCatcatcccatgtaggaatataaacagcttCATCTTATTTAATCtcttgtgatttctctttcctgtttaccttcttatacttctcttgagtcttgtatttgacagttaaattttctattcatttctcagaaatgcttgaaagtcccctgtttcattgaatatccatttttccacTGAAGGATtgcattcagttttgctgggtaggtgattcttggttgtaatcctagctcctttgctttctggaatatcatattcccagccctcatcctttttgggggggcagagagggggagataaaatcatttattgtttctatgatttgttctttgttctttaggattaaattatttagtttccaatttctttcttttatcctcttatcctttaatgtggaagctgttaaatcttgtgttattctgactgtggctcctatATTTGAACtgggtgtttgttttgtttttgggggggttttttggtgggggggtggcTGCTTAcagaactttctccttgacctacgagctctggaatttggctctgatattccttggagttttcattttgggatctcacTCCAGAGATGATCaatagattctttaaatttctattttaccccctGGTTCTAGAATAGCAAGGCAGTTTTCCCAGGCAACTTCTTGAaggatgatgtctagactctttctttaatcatggctttcaggtagtccaataatcctTAAATTATCTCCTCAACTGATTtctcaggtcagttgtttttccaaagtgatatttcacattttcttctattttttcattctttttattttattttattgcttcttgatgtctcatagactcattagcttccccttgtccaattctaatttttaaggaattgtttttttcattaagCTTTGGtaatcctttttccatttggccaattctgctttttttttggggggggggaatgaggcaatgggggttaagtgacttgcccagggtcacacagctagtaagtgtcaagtgtctgaggccggatttgaactcaggtactcctgaatccagggccagtgctttaccactgcgccatctagctgcccccccaattctgctttttaaggcattcttatctttattggatttttgtgcctcttttacattTGGCTTATTCAGTTTCtaaggtattttcttcagtatttttgtgctttCATAACCAATATGTTgaatctttttttcatgattttcttgtatcactctcatttcttttcccaatttttcctttacctctcttattttattttttaaatcttttttgatctcttccgggaattcttttttgggcctgagaccaatttgcatttctattttagTCTTTGCATGTAGCAGTTtttatcttctgagtttgtgtcttgctcttccttgtcaccatagtgactttctatggtcaggatatttttgtaattgttgttgtttgttcatttttccagcctatttcttgatttttatatTAGAGTGGGGCTCTGCTCCCAGGGCAGAGGggacactatcccaagcttcagggttttttgttcAGCTGATTTTAgaactagttctgggggtctataagcttttagtttttccaaggtgtttccagtatgtttactactctcctggactGTGCTCTGATCTGTGACCAACCATGAGCACTCTCTTCTGCACTAAAACTATAACCAGACTTCCCACTCCCCTGAGGTCATCCACAAGCTCTGGTATGCTAatgctcctccttgccctgggaccATGTTCCAtatctgagtatgggcaatgcaacagagtccttttcacccagtgccagcaaagggacccctataatctccttctgaccaaccCCCTTACTGTTTATGGGCAGTTAGCTCCTGAAAAGTTGCTGCCTGCAATGATTCAGTCATCTCCAAAGCCTGCTACTGATTTGCTGGGTTGCAGCCTGAGCTGGCACAGCCTGTGCTGAACTATGCTCTAGTCTCATAATGGTGTGTCAGACCTTTCTTGccctcctaaattgtcttgggctggtaaatcatttcaccccatccttttgtggcttctgccactctagaatttgttttgaggtattatttaaagttgtttggatggAAAtgtgggagagttcaggcaagtctctgccatcttggctctacctctttctccaaaaggaaagagatttttttaaaaactataaaaagcaTGAATAAAACTTCCAAAAACCCAGAAACCTGAGGGTATTTATCTTAGCAACAGATAGCCTCACTCACCTCAGTAGGCTCTGAAAGGCATCACATATTAGCACAGTATAATAATTCATGTTCATAATGATGACCCTGAATCCcaagaaaaggttaaattataGTCAGCATTCTCTTTTGAAAGAGGCAGGTAAGTgttcaatacattttttaaatgtttccatccaaactaattgatttttttaatggatgCTTAAAGGGATAAACACAATACTTTCCAGAAAATTCAGTTCTCTAGGATAATGTGCATTCTGATTATAACCATAAataacccaggtcttactgataATAATTTGCctgaatttttccatttttgtttcagTCTTCTGTGGCCATAAACTATATAATGGAATTCATAGGGGCCATTGAGAGGACTGCCTCATGCAGAATTACACCTTAACTACTCAAAGTCAACTGGATgataacagctagtatttatatagtgctttaagggttTGTAggtcactttacagatattatctcatttgattctcacaacaaccctgtgatataggtgctattgttatttccattttacatatgaggagactCAGACCCAGGACCAtccagttagtaaatgtctgaggctggatttgaattcaggtcttcctgactccaggtccaagtCATTTAGCTGCCTTGATAAGTTTTGATGAATTTTGGTTCATTTTACAACTGTTCCATTTCTTTCCAAATGTTTTTTAACTCCTATTAAGTAGTTAACTATTTAACTATAGCTTTTAAACAATACACCAAAGATGGGCAGCTCTCCTGCTCTTGaagtcacttttattttttttgcggggcaatgggggttaagtgacttgcccagggtcatacagctagtaagtgtcaactgtctgaggccggatttgaactcaggtactcctaaatccagggccagtgcttttatccactgcgccacctagccgccctcttgAAGTCacttttaattttgaaatatcttttttCCTAAGGATTCAAATcactaaaatatttctgaaaggcCTTTCAGACTACAGATAGTAATTTACTCACTGCAAGAATCTGACTGACTATAGATCATTATTCATGCCTGAGCCTTACAGTCATAATAATTTAGTAAATAAGGCTTTCTGAAATACAATACATTAAGGACTAAAAATTCCAACCATGCCAAAACAATAacctttcaagaagcttacattaatTGAATAACTGGCAAGCAAAGTCCTCTTATCAGTCGGGATCTTGGATTCAATGTCAGATTCTAAGGTTTTAAACTGTCACCTGGGAGTGAATAAAATCAATGCCGAGCCAAGAAAAGGTTAAGCATTACTACAATCAAAGCCAACTCTAAAATGTTCACTCCATTtccttccaaatctttttttctgtttaccctTTTCCTTCCAAGGATATAATTTGTATGTTCAATGGAGTTGCTGTTTAGTCgctttcaatcatgtccaactctttatgaacctttttgggattttcttggcaaagatgctgaagcgatttgccatttatttttccagatcattttacagatgaggaaactaaggcaaacaggattaagtgatttgcccaaggtcacatagctagtaagcgtctgaggctggatttgaacccaggtcttcctgactccaggcccaaaactgcaccacctagttgcccattatATATTCAAGTATCTCCAcataagaagaaaaagcaaattcATTCCTGGAATTGCTTCCAGAAATAATTCTCCATTCAGAATTTGGCTGTAATGAAAAATACTCCAAGA is drawn from Dromiciops gliroides isolate mDroGli1 chromosome 2, mDroGli1.pri, whole genome shotgun sequence and contains these coding sequences:
- the LOC122738648 gene encoding ubiquitin-like protein 5 yields the protein MVQVLCNNWLGKKVYVKCNTDNLMRDLKKLSVSQTGTCWNKIILKKCYTIFKDHMILWDYEIHDGMNLELYYQKGQNSKAVFPGNFLKDDV